Proteins encoded together in one Juglans regia cultivar Chandler chromosome 9, Walnut 2.0, whole genome shotgun sequence window:
- the LOC108986589 gene encoding nucleoside diphosphate kinase 2, chloroplastic has translation MEAQAVFGGRPSLSSLPRSPTLRTCCLSYTQKPILHTTHHLHLAAFHSNSHLFSYSLSRPHAKTLSHNATTKTHIFLPHLVASMEQVDETYIMVKPDGVQRGLVGEIISRFEKKGFKLTGLKLFQCPKELAEEHYKDLKEKSFFPKLIEYITSGPVVCMAWEGVGVVASARKLIGSTNPLQADPGTIRGDLAVQTGRNVVHGSDSPENGQREIALWFKEGEICQWTPAQAPWLRE, from the exons ATGGAAGCTCAGGCTGTGTTTGGAGGACGTccatctctttcatctcttccACGCTCACCTACTCTGAGAACTTGCTGCTTATCCTACACCCAAAAGCCTATCCTGCACACCACCCACCACCTCCACTTGGCTGCATTCCACTCAAATTCCCATCTTTTCTCATATTCCCTATCTCGTCCCCATGCCAAAACCCTCTCCCACAATGCCACCACCAAAACCCATATCTTCCTTCCCCACTTGGTTGCTTCCATG GAACAAGTTGATGAAACTTATATAATGGTGAAACCAGACGGTGTTCAGCGTGGACTC GTTGGAGAGATTATTTCGAGGTTTGAGAAGAAGGGATTCAAACTGACAGGCTTGAAGCTCTTTCAATGCCCGAAAGAGTTGGCAGAG GAGCATTATAAGGATCTCAAGGAAAAGTCTTTCTTCCCTAAGCTGATCGAGTACATAACTTCAGGTCCAGTCGTGTGCATG GCTTGGGAGGGTGTTGGTGTGGTTGCATCAGCACGTAAGCTTATAGGTTCTACAAATCCTCTCCAAGCTGACCCTGGCACAATAAGAGGGGACCTTGCTGTACAAACAGGAAG GAATGTGGTTCATGGGAGTGACAGCCCTGAAAATGGTCAGCGTGAAATAG CTCTCTGGTTCAAAGAAGGTGAAATATGTCAGTGGACACCAGCTCAAGCACCGTGGCTAAGGGAGTGA
- the LOC108986590 gene encoding uncharacterized protein LOC108986590 isoform X1 — MFGRIRASSSSPESLERPPSKILKDDPLSIYEDGVKEGKRYVCLNYSGMYCTVVSFSMMSNGKFSASFDREATLMKLKLGSQRELSSPSEQTVQTEVNFDLSSSSCAGATSNSNSFENTAISPCEEVMAIDTECSSRSGSPDSVDSRSTGSMKEQQSRSNSVLYLFSKFMNSREVVCLSCEDAMQLQDGCSSIVSTTSSDRQSLGRMELEIDQECVSSLPFSQM, encoded by the exons ATGTTTGGGAGGATCAGAGCGTCGTCTTCCTCGCCGGAGAGCTTGGAGAGGCCGCCTTCCAAGATTCTCAAAGATGATCCTCTCTCCATTTACG AAGATGGAGTAAAAGAAGGCAAAAGGTATGTATGCTTGAACTATTCGGGCATGTACTGTACTGTGGTGAGTTTCTCCATGATGTCAAACGGGAAGTTTTCTGCATCTTTTGATCGTG AGGCTACACTAATGAAGCTCAAATTAGGTTCGCAACGTGAGCTAAGTTCACCCTCCGAGCAGACGGTGCAAACAGAAGTCAATTTTGATTTAAGCTCATCATCCTGTGCTGGGGCTACCAGTAATTCCAACagttttgaaaatactgcaatCTCCCCTTGTGAGGAGGTAATGGCGATAGATACGGAATGTTCTTCCAGAAGTGGTTCACCCGATTCAGTTGATTCTCGTTCCACTGGCAGCATGAAAGAGCAACAGAGCAGGAGTAATTCAGTTCTTTACCTCTTTTCTAAATTTATGAATTCACGAGAGGTTGTATGTTTATCCTGTGAGGATGCCATGCAATTACAGGATGGTTGTTCTTCCATTGTTTCAACAACTTCAAGTGACCGTCAATCTCTTGGTCGCATGGAACTGGAGATAGATCAGGAATGTGTCAGCTCTTTACCTTTCTCCCAAATGTAA
- the LOC108986590 gene encoding uncharacterized protein LOC108986590 isoform X2, which yields MFGRIRASSSSPESLERPPSKILKDDPLSIYEATLMKLKLGSQRELSSPSEQTVQTEVNFDLSSSSCAGATSNSNSFENTAISPCEEVMAIDTECSSRSGSPDSVDSRSTGSMKEQQSRSNSVLYLFSKFMNSREVVCLSCEDAMQLQDGCSSIVSTTSSDRQSLGRMELEIDQECVSSLPFSQM from the exons ATGTTTGGGAGGATCAGAGCGTCGTCTTCCTCGCCGGAGAGCTTGGAGAGGCCGCCTTCCAAGATTCTCAAAGATGATCCTCTCTCCATTTACG AGGCTACACTAATGAAGCTCAAATTAGGTTCGCAACGTGAGCTAAGTTCACCCTCCGAGCAGACGGTGCAAACAGAAGTCAATTTTGATTTAAGCTCATCATCCTGTGCTGGGGCTACCAGTAATTCCAACagttttgaaaatactgcaatCTCCCCTTGTGAGGAGGTAATGGCGATAGATACGGAATGTTCTTCCAGAAGTGGTTCACCCGATTCAGTTGATTCTCGTTCCACTGGCAGCATGAAAGAGCAACAGAGCAGGAGTAATTCAGTTCTTTACCTCTTTTCTAAATTTATGAATTCACGAGAGGTTGTATGTTTATCCTGTGAGGATGCCATGCAATTACAGGATGGTTGTTCTTCCATTGTTTCAACAACTTCAAGTGACCGTCAATCTCTTGGTCGCATGGAACTGGAGATAGATCAGGAATGTGTCAGCTCTTTACCTTTCTCCCAAATGTAA